In one uncultured Devosia sp. genomic region, the following are encoded:
- a CDS encoding Dabb family protein produces the protein MIRHTVVFTLRHAPGSAEEGAFLRDAKVLAAIPGVEKFEQLRQVSPKNDYAFGFSMEFADQAAYAGYNDHPDHVAFVRDRWVPEVETFLEIDYTAL, from the coding sequence ATGATCCGTCACACTGTCGTTTTCACGCTCAGGCACGCCCCTGGTTCAGCGGAGGAGGGTGCCTTCCTCCGCGACGCCAAGGTGCTGGCCGCCATTCCCGGCGTCGAGAAGTTCGAGCAATTGCGTCAGGTCAGCCCCAAGAACGACTACGCCTTCGGCTTCTCCATGGAGTTTGCCGATCAGGCGGCCTATGCCGGCTACAATGATCACCCCGACCACGTCGCCTTCGTCCGCGACCGCTGGGTGCCTGAAGTCGAGACATTTCTTGAGATCGACTATACGGCTCTTTGA
- the pdhA gene encoding pyruvate dehydrogenase (acetyl-transferring) E1 component subunit alpha — protein sequence MARTAVATKAKTQSNIPELTKEQELEAYREMLLIRRFEEKAGQMYGMGLIGGFCHLYIGQEAVVTGITMASEKGKDAQITGYRDHGHMLVMGLDPKGVMAELTGRQGGLSKGKGGSMHMFSNEHKFYGGNGIVGAQVSLGAGLAFAAKYKGDNSVSLAYFGDGAANQGQVYETFNMAKLWNLPVVFIIENNKYAMGTSIERAAATTDFSMRGASFDIPGEQVDGMDVRMVYDAAKRAIEHARSGKGPFILEMLTYRYRGHSMSDPAKYRSKDEVTKYRQERDPIEQVKARLLDGGVLTEEELKKIESDIRAIVTEAADFATNDAEPDAAELWTDITISA from the coding sequence ATGGCGCGTACAGCTGTGGCCACCAAGGCCAAGACGCAATCCAACATTCCCGAATTGACCAAAGAGCAGGAGCTCGAGGCCTACCGCGAAATGCTGCTCATCCGGCGTTTCGAAGAAAAGGCCGGCCAGATGTATGGCATGGGCCTGATCGGTGGTTTCTGCCACCTCTATATTGGTCAGGAAGCCGTCGTGACCGGCATCACCATGGCCAGCGAGAAGGGCAAGGACGCCCAGATCACCGGTTATCGTGACCACGGCCACATGCTGGTCATGGGCCTCGACCCCAAGGGCGTCATGGCCGAGCTCACCGGCCGCCAGGGCGGCCTGTCGAAAGGCAAGGGCGGCTCGATGCACATGTTCTCCAACGAGCACAAGTTCTACGGCGGCAACGGCATCGTCGGCGCCCAGGTTTCGCTTGGCGCAGGCCTCGCCTTCGCAGCCAAGTACAAGGGCGACAACTCTGTCTCGCTTGCCTATTTCGGCGACGGCGCTGCCAACCAGGGCCAGGTCTACGAGACCTTCAACATGGCCAAGCTGTGGAACCTGCCCGTCGTTTTCATCATCGAAAACAACAAATACGCCATGGGCACTTCCATTGAGCGTGCTGCAGCCACCACCGATTTCTCCATGCGCGGCGCGTCCTTCGACATTCCGGGCGAGCAGGTCGACGGCATGGACGTTCGCATGGTCTATGATGCCGCCAAGCGCGCCATCGAACATGCCCGCTCCGGCAAGGGCCCGTTCATCCTCGAAATGCTGACCTACCGCTATCGTGGTCACTCCATGTCCGATCCGGCGAAGTACCGCTCCAAGGACGAAGTGACCAAGTATCGTCAGGAGCGCGACCCGATCGAACAGGTCAAGGCGCGTCTGCTCGATGGTGGTGTGCTGACCGAGGAAGAGCTCAAGAAGATCGAAAGCGACATCCGCGCCATCGTCACCGAAGCTGCCGATTTCGCCACCAATGATGCCGAGCCCGATGCTGCCGAGCTCTGGACCGACATCACCATTAGCGCCTGA
- a CDS encoding NADP-dependent malic enzyme yields MTTDVNEQRKALREAALHFHEFPKPGKLEIVPTKPLGNQRDLALAYSPGVAAPCEEIAENPDAVGRYTSRQNLVAVISNGTAVLGLGNIGALASKPVMEGKAVLFKKFAGIDVFDLEIDEIEPKKFIDAVAPLWPTFGGINLEDIRAPDCFEIEETLRERMPIPVFHDDQHGTAIIVGAAVLNGLELKGKKIEEVKICASGAGAAAIACLNVLVALGAKHDNIWVADKDGLVTHKRNDINDKWRGQYRRTSDATTLAEVIDGADVFLGLSAAGALKPEMLLKMAPKPLILALANPNPEITPELAKTTRPDAMICTGRSDYPNQVNNVLCFPFIFRGALDVNATTINEEMKLAAVRAIAKLAHEPGLEVSPSGSPAVFGPDHIIPNPFDQRLILRIAPAVARAAMESGVAKKPITDWQAYHDSLNRFVFRSGLVMKPIIDRAQGQNKRIAFADGEDERVLRATQVLLEERMAKAILIGRPAVIEQRIERFGLNLRPGVDFDIINPEDDPRYRDYVSLFHSLVGRNGVTPDTARQVVRTNTTVIGALAVKRGEADGLICGLQGRYIKHVRDIRSIIGLQDGVTDVSALSMLIMPRGAFFLADTYVNPDPTPDEIVGIALQARNHLKRFNIEARVALLSYSNFGSRDGDSAFKMREAYNRLKQVAPDLVVEGEMQGDLALNHTLRERYVPDSVLTGEANLLIFPNLDAANLSMTLLKEMNNALAVGPILMGPKSPAHILAPSTTSRGIVNMAAIAATEALGNEA; encoded by the coding sequence GTGACGACCGACGTCAATGAACAGCGCAAAGCCCTGCGGGAAGCAGCGCTGCATTTCCACGAATTCCCCAAGCCGGGCAAGCTCGAGATCGTGCCAACCAAACCGCTGGGCAACCAGCGCGATCTGGCTCTGGCCTATTCTCCGGGCGTGGCCGCGCCCTGCGAGGAAATCGCCGAAAACCCTGACGCCGTTGGACGCTACACGTCGCGCCAGAATCTCGTTGCCGTCATTTCCAACGGCACGGCCGTGCTGGGCCTGGGCAATATCGGCGCTTTGGCCTCAAAGCCGGTGATGGAAGGCAAGGCCGTCCTGTTCAAGAAATTCGCAGGAATCGATGTCTTCGACCTCGAGATCGACGAAATCGAGCCAAAGAAATTCATCGATGCCGTGGCGCCGCTCTGGCCGACCTTTGGCGGCATCAATCTCGAGGACATCCGCGCGCCGGACTGTTTCGAGATCGAGGAAACGCTGCGCGAGCGCATGCCGATTCCCGTCTTCCACGACGACCAGCATGGCACGGCGATCATCGTCGGCGCTGCCGTCCTCAACGGTCTCGAGCTCAAGGGCAAGAAGATCGAAGAGGTCAAGATCTGCGCATCCGGGGCAGGGGCCGCGGCCATTGCCTGCCTCAACGTGCTGGTTGCCCTCGGCGCCAAGCACGATAACATCTGGGTCGCCGACAAGGATGGCTTGGTCACCCATAAGCGCAATGACATCAACGACAAGTGGCGCGGTCAGTATCGCCGCACCTCCGATGCCACCACGCTGGCCGAAGTCATCGATGGTGCCGACGTGTTCCTCGGCCTGTCGGCCGCTGGTGCTCTCAAGCCCGAAATGCTGCTCAAGATGGCGCCCAAGCCGCTGATTCTGGCGCTGGCCAATCCCAATCCGGAAATCACCCCGGAGCTGGCCAAGACGACGCGTCCCGATGCCATGATCTGCACCGGCCGCTCGGACTATCCCAATCAGGTCAACAACGTCCTGTGCTTCCCCTTCATCTTCCGCGGTGCGCTGGACGTCAACGCCACCACGATCAATGAAGAGATGAAGCTGGCCGCCGTGCGCGCCATCGCCAAGCTGGCGCATGAGCCGGGCCTTGAAGTCTCGCCCTCCGGTTCGCCGGCCGTCTTCGGCCCCGACCACATCATTCCCAATCCCTTCGACCAGCGCCTCATCCTGCGCATCGCCCCGGCCGTGGCGCGTGCAGCCATGGAATCGGGCGTGGCCAAGAAGCCGATCACCGATTGGCAGGCCTATCACGATAGCCTCAACCGCTTCGTCTTCCGCTCTGGCCTCGTCATGAAGCCGATTATCGATCGTGCCCAGGGCCAGAACAAGCGCATCGCCTTTGCCGATGGCGAGGACGAGCGCGTGCTGCGTGCCACCCAGGTCCTGCTCGAAGAGCGCATGGCCAAGGCCATCCTCATCGGCCGCCCGGCGGTCATCGAGCAGCGCATCGAACGCTTCGGCCTCAATCTGCGTCCGGGCGTCGATTTCGACATCATCAATCCCGAAGACGATCCGCGCTACCGCGACTATGTGAGCCTGTTCCATTCGCTGGTCGGCCGCAATGGCGTGACGCCCGACACCGCTCGCCAGGTGGTGCGCACCAATACCACGGTGATCGGTGCCCTGGCCGTCAAGCGCGGCGAGGCCGATGGCCTGATCTGTGGCCTGCAGGGCCGCTACATCAAGCATGTCCGCGACATCCGCTCGATCATCGGCCTTCAGGACGGCGTGACCGACGTCTCGGCACTGTCCATGCTGATCATGCCGCGCGGCGCCTTCTTCCTGGCCGACACCTATGTCAACCCGGACCCGACGCCCGACGAGATCGTCGGTATCGCGCTGCAGGCCCGCAATCACCTCAAGCGCTTCAACATCGAAGCCAGGGTCGCGCTGCTGAGCTACTCCAACTTCGGCTCGCGCGATGGCGACAGCGCCTTCAAGATGCGCGAAGCCTACAACCGTTTGAAGCAGGTCGCGCCCGATCTGGTCGTCGAAGGCGAAATGCAGGGGGATCTGGCGCTCAACCACACGCTGCGCGAGCGCTATGTGCCCGACAGCGTGCTGACCGGCGAAGCCAATCTGCTGATTTTCCCGAACCTCGATGCGGCCAATCTCTCCATGACCCTGCTCAAGGAGATGAACAACGCCCTGGCCGTCGGCCCCATCCTGATGGGACCGAAGTCGCCGGCCCACATCTTGGCGCCCTCGACCACCAGCCGCGGCATCGTCAACATGGCCGCCATTGCCGCCACCGAAGCGCTTGGAAACGAAGCATGA
- a CDS encoding ribose-phosphate pyrophosphokinase produces the protein MNQIAVFGGSAHPLLAQDICSYLGVPLQPTRVKRFSNDCIEVQLQANCREQDVFLIQTLSAPVQDHLVELLLMLDAARGASASRITAVIPHYSYARSDKKDAPRISIGGRLVADLLKTAGADRVLTMTLHSPQVHGFFSVPVDHLHALSELAQYFQRNDLTNTVVVSPDLGNAKTAAAFAKRLGTPVAAGAKDRISDTEVRISAIIGEVAGKDIIILDDEIASGGSMIELLRHLRKSGAKTIRIACTHGIFAGNALHRLASEPDLMEIVCTDTLPIARERMVDKLRVLSVAPALAEAMRRINSGESVSALFHDGPKPDLVAAE, from the coding sequence ATGAACCAGATCGCTGTGTTCGGTGGCAGTGCGCATCCACTATTGGCGCAGGATATCTGCAGTTATCTCGGTGTGCCGCTGCAGCCGACACGGGTCAAGCGGTTCTCCAACGATTGCATCGAAGTCCAGCTTCAGGCCAACTGCCGGGAACAGGATGTCTTTCTCATCCAGACGCTGAGCGCTCCGGTCCAGGATCATCTGGTTGAGTTGCTGCTGATGCTTGATGCCGCACGCGGCGCCTCGGCTTCGCGCATCACGGCGGTCATTCCTCACTACTCTTATGCGCGTTCCGACAAGAAGGATGCCCCGCGCATTTCCATCGGCGGGCGGCTTGTGGCCGATCTCCTCAAGACGGCGGGTGCAGACCGCGTCCTGACCATGACCCTCCATTCGCCGCAAGTGCACGGCTTCTTCAGCGTTCCAGTCGACCACCTTCACGCCCTGAGCGAGCTGGCGCAGTATTTTCAGCGCAACGATCTGACCAATACGGTTGTCGTTTCGCCCGACCTGGGCAATGCCAAGACGGCCGCAGCCTTTGCCAAGCGGCTCGGCACGCCTGTCGCCGCCGGCGCGAAGGACCGTATCAGCGACACTGAGGTTCGCATCAGTGCCATCATCGGCGAGGTCGCGGGCAAGGACATCATCATCCTCGATGACGAGATTGCCAGTGGCGGCTCGATGATCGAACTGCTGCGCCATCTGCGAAAGAGCGGTGCAAAGACCATCCGCATCGCCTGCACCCATGGCATCTTCGCCGGTAATGCGCTGCACCGCCTGGCGTCCGAACCCGATCTGATGGAAATCGTCTGTACCGACACCTTGCCGATAGCGCGCGAGCGCATGGTGGACAAGTTGCGCGTCCTCTCCGTTGCGCCGGCTTTGGCCGAAGCGATGCGGCGCATCAACAGCGGAGAATCGGTCAGCGCCCTTTTCCACGATGGACCAAAGCCGGATCTCGTTGCCGCCGAATAG
- a CDS encoding septum formation initiator family protein yields MPTRLKRPAIWRPLAMTVALLGFQAYLGFSAIDGQFGIENRTQILLDIDQLKARSAALQAEIDAYSHRATLMDTRRLDPDIVTERARALLNMANADDVIVMVDPTSGKPLSGKFEELPQDQLTDLLRADSIL; encoded by the coding sequence ATGCCCACCCGTCTCAAACGCCCTGCTATCTGGCGCCCCTTGGCGATGACCGTTGCTCTGCTCGGTTTTCAGGCCTATCTGGGCTTCTCCGCCATCGACGGACAGTTCGGCATCGAGAATCGCACGCAAATCCTGCTCGACATCGATCAGCTCAAGGCGCGCTCGGCGGCCCTGCAGGCCGAGATTGACGCCTATAGCCATCGCGCGACGCTGATGGATACGCGGCGGCTTGATCCTGATATCGTGACCGAACGGGCGCGCGCTTTGCTGAACATGGCAAACGCAGACGACGTTATCGTCATGGTCGACCCCACGTCCGGTAAACCACTTTCCGGTAAATTCGAAGAATTACCCCAAGATCAGTTAACTGATCTTTTGCGAGCAGATTCAATCCTCTAG